CATACCCTTGGACAACGCAGACCGAGCCGGGTGTCTCCTGCAGGACGCTACGTCGGATCGTGTAGCGCTTGCCGTTTTCGGTTCTCGGGATCGATCCGGTCGTGATCGAATCGAACTCGGCCGGAACGCTGGCGAAAACGCTCGACTTGGATTTGTCGGCGAGCATCGGCGTGAGGATGAGCGTCAGGGCAACGACCGCGGTGCCGAAAAGCAAAGCGAGATTGAGCGCGCCTGTCCTGCGCGAAGCATTCGAGCTTTGTTCTTTCTCCCGGACAGCTTTCCAGAAATCGTCGTCCATGCGTCAAGCCTTTTACTCACACGCCAGTTGCTTGAGTGAGGCCGATCTTTGGCAGAAGGTGATAAACGATCGATTAATAACTCCGGCCGAAACCGGTACTTTGCCGCAAAGAAGCAATTATTCGCTAAAGTAGATCCTGAAGCATGGGGATCAACGGCTCGTCGGCCGGCGGCATTGGATAATCCCTGAGAACCATGGGTTTTACCCATTTCAAAGCCTGACCCTCCCTGCCGTGGGCAATACCCTCATAGCGGCGGCAGACATAAAGTGGCATCAGGAGGTGAAATGTGTCGTAGCTGTGGCTGGCAAATGTCAGCGGCGCGAGGCAGGCGACCTTGGTCTTGACGCCAAGCTCCTCCTCGAGCTCGCGCACCAAGGTTACCTCCGGCGTCTCGCCAGGTTCGACCTTGCCGCCGGGAAACTCCCACAGGCCGGCGAGCGACTTGCCCTCCGGACGCTGTGCCAGAAGGATGCGGCCGTCGGAATCGATCAGCGCACAGGCGGCAACCAGCAAAATATTCTTGCCGGCTTCGCTCATTGCGGCTGTTCCCGGCGCCAGTAGCTGTATCGGTAAGCTTCACGGAAACCGAGACGGTCATAGAGCGCCAAAGCCGGCAGGTTAGCAGCCTTGACCTGCAGCCAGGCCGAGCGGGCACTGCGCATGCGCGCCCAGCGAAGGGCAGAGGTCAGGATTTCGAGGCCGAGCCCCTCTCGCCGCCGCTTCTTGGCCACCGAAAGCGACATGATGCCGGCAAGATCGTTGTCCTGAACGCAAAGCACGGTTGCAAGCGGCCCGGTTTTCAGGTCCTCGATCATGAAGAGACCGCACGGCGGTCCGATCGCGTTAATGATTTCCGCAAGCGCCGGCTTCAGCTTCGGGGAGACTTGATCCGTCGCGAGATTGGCATCGACGAAGCGGCCGATGTCATGCGTCGGAAGGTGATCGAGAGTATCGGGCAGTTCGGCATGGGCCAGGTCGCAGGTCATGACGATCGTCTCATCGAAATGGGTCCATTGCTGCTCTTTGACGAGATCGATCAGGACCGGCGACGCAAGCGGTGTCTGGCGAAGAACGGCCGGGCGGCCATAAGCGTCGAATTTGCGGCTGGCCTTCTCCAGCCGGACTTCGACGTCGCGATGATCGGAAGGGTCGAGCGGCACGATGGAATTCAGCCGGTTCGACGGATGGCCCGCCGTCAGCCTGACCTGCCAACTGCCGTCGTATTGCACGGAAGAGGCCGGCCACGCCCGGAAACCGACAGCTTCCAGCCTGCGTACAAGCGGCAAATTTGCCTTTTGGGACAATGTTTCAGTCAATGAACGATCAGCTCCGGTAATCGCCGTTGATCGCCACATACTCCTTTGTGAGGTCGCAGGTCCAGACTGTAGCCGCACCCGTGCCGAGCCCGATATCGACTTTTACCGGAATTTCCTGCTTCTTCATCACATTCGAGGCCGCCTCCTCGGAGTAATCGGGGTCGCGTTCTCCGTTAACCGCGACACGGACATCGCCGAACCAGATGGCAAGTCGATCGCGATCGGCCATCTCGCCGGCCTTGCCGACGGCCATCACGATGCGGCCCCAATTGGCGTCTTCGCCGGCGGCAGCCGTCTTCACCAGGGGCGAATTCGCGATCGAAAACGCAATGCGCTTGGCGGCCGCATCGCTCTCGGCGCCGGTCACGCTGATTTCGAGCATCTTGGTGGCGCCTTCGCCATCACGGCAAACTTGCAGCGACAAGTCCTTGAGTACTTCATTGAGCGCCGTGCGGAAGGCGGCCAGGCGCTGATCGTCGGCACGTTCGATGCGGACCTGGCCGTCCTCGGCGGCGGCGGCCGTCGCAAACAGCATCAGCGTATCGGAGGTAGACGTATCGCTATCGACCGTCATCGAATTGAAGGTCGGGCCGACGCCGTCCGAAAGCAGTCCCTGCAGGGCGGCCGGCGCGATATCGGCATCCGTGACGACGAAGGAGAGCATGGTCGCCATGTCGGGTGCGATCATGCCGGCGCCCTTGGCAATGCCGTTGATCGTCACCTTCACGCCGCCGATTTCGGCACTGCGCGTCGAAACCTTCGGATAGGTATCCGTGGTCATGATCGCCTTGGCGGCTTCGAACCAGAAATCACCAGTCGCCTCGGCATTCATCCTGTCGAGAACACCTGCGAATTTCGTCGCATCCAGCGGCTCGCCGATCACGCCGGTCGACGCCAGATAGACTTCATTCTCGGCGCAGCCGACGGCAGCGGCAGCCGACTTTGCCGTCAAGGCCGTCGCCTGGCGCCCCTTCAGGCCGGTGAAGGCATTGGCGTTGCCAGAGTTGACAACGACGGCGCGCGCCACGCCATGCGGCAGATTGCCTCGGCAGAAGTCGACGGGCGCCGACGGGCACTTCGATCGCGTGAAAACCCCCGCTACGGCGGCCGGCTTGTCGAAGACCATCATCAGCACGTCCGTCCGGTTCTTATACTTGATGCCTGCAGAAGCGGTCGCCATGCGCACACCGCGCAGCGCCGGCATCGTGGCAAAGGTTTTCGGAGCGAGCGGAGAAACGGAACCGGACATGAGGATCGACCTGGCTATAGGCATTTTCAGGCGACCTTGAAAATCGGTTCGCCGTCGAATGCGACAACAGAGGATAGTGAAGGGCCCGGAAGAACCGGGCCCTTAGTGGAAATTACTGCTGCGGCTGCGGTGCTGGCGCCTGCTGCTTGTTCGCGTCGTCGTAACCCTTGCGGAGCGTTTCGTCCATGATATCGACCTTGGAGGTTTCCTTCGCCTTGGCAAGGAGTGCAAGGTACTTGTCGCGCATGACAAGCTGACGAACCTGGTCCTTGACCTGGTCAAGCGGGGGCGGCGGAGCGTCGCGCTTGTCTTCGACCTTGATGACGTGGAAGCCGAAATCGGTCTTCACGGGCGTCTTGGAATAGGTGCCCTTTTCGAGAGAGAAGGCCGCATCCTCGAATTCCTTGACCATGCGACCCTTCGTAAAGTAGCCGAGATCGCCGCCGTCCGCCTTGTTCGGGTCGGTTGACTTTTCCTTGGCAAGCTCTGCAAAGTCCTTGCCGCCATCCAGCTGCTTGATGACGTCCTTGGCCTCCTCCTCGGTCTTCACGAGGATGTGGCGAGCATGAACTTCTTCCTGCTTGGGAAGGGCTGCGACTTCCTTGTCGTAGCGCGCCTTCACTTCATCGTCGGTAACCGTATCGACGACATGCTTCTTGAAATAGGCATTATGCAGTTCGCGATCCGAGAGATACTGCATGCGCTTCTTGAATTCACTGGTCTGATCGAGCTTCTCGGCAGCGGCATCGCCGGCCAGCAGCTTGACGTCGATCGCGGCCGAAAGTGCCGCGACCTTCTTCTGATCGTCCGGGAGCTGCGCGAGCTGCGGGTCGAGGTTGGCGACGGCCAGGTCGAGTTCCGACTGATGGATCTCAAGGTCGCCGACCTTGGCAACGACTGCATCCGGCTTGTCTTCCGCATAGACCGGCGCCTGAAGCGCAACAAAAGTTGCAAGCGCCATCATGGCGAGTTTGTTGTAGCTCAACATCCAATAACCTTTCAGAGTTACATCACCGGCTTCAGCATTCGTGAGTCCAGCCAAAAACAGCCATCAACACTGGAATGTGGCCTTTCTATATCAGCCAAATCCGTTGACATCATTCGACCCCCCTCTTATCTGTCACGCAACCTCGCGTCCAGAAAAGTTTCCTGGCGTTTCGAGACGTGTGCCTGATTTTCGGCCGGGTGTGCGTATAAGAAAAGCCGGGGAAGAATATTGAGAAAGGACCAGTCATATGGTCAGCTTCGGCGGTCTCGCCCGCAAAATATTTGGCTCTGCCAATGATCGCCGCGTGCGGTCCTTCCAGCCGAAAGTCGCCGCCATAAACTCGATCGAAGAGAAGACGAGGGCGCTGAGCGACGAACAGCTCGCCGCCCAGACGGTCGAATTCCGCAAGATGCTGGCGAATGGAAAGACGCTCGACGACATCCTCGTTCCGGCGTTCGCCGTCGTGCGCGAAGCCTCGCGCCGCGTACTCGGCCTGCGTCCTTTTGACGTCCAGCTTGTGGGCGGCATGATCCTGCATTCCAACGCCATCGCCGAAATGAAGACCGGTGAAGGTAAGACGCTGGTTGCGACGCTTCCCGTCTACCTCAATGCGCTCTCCGGCAGGGGTGTTCATGTCGTTACCGTCAACGACTATCTCGCCCGCCGCGACGCCGCCAACATGGGCCGCATCTACAATTTCCTTGGGCTCACAACGGGCGTCATCGTCCATGGACTGTCGGATGAAGAGCGCGCTGCCGCTTACAATTGCGACATCACCTACGCCACGAACAACGAACTCGGCTTCGATTATCTTCGCGACAATATGAAGTACGAGAAGAGCCAGATGGTCCAGCGCGGCCACAACTTCGCGATCGTCGACGAAGTGGACTCGATCCTGGTTGACGAAGCACGCACGCCGCTGATCATCTCCGGTCCGCTTGACGACCGCTCCGATCTCTATAACACGATCGACGCTTTCATTCCGCTCTTGTCGGGAGAAGATTACGAAATCGACGAGAAGCAACGTTCGGCGAATTTTTCTGAAGTTGGTACTGAAAAGCTCGAAGGGCTCCTAAAGCAGGCCGGCCTCCTGAAAGGCAGCGCGCTCTACGACATAGAAAACGTCGCGATCGTCCATCACGTCAACAATGCGCTGAAGGCCCACAAACTCTTCCAGCGCGACAAGGACTACATCGTGCGAAATGGTGAAATCGTCATTATCGACGAGTTCACCGGCCGCATGATGCCGGGCCGCCGCTATTCGGAGGGCCAGCACCAAGCGCTGGAAGCCAAGGAAAAGGTGCAGATCCAGCCGGAAAACCAGACGCTGGCGCAGATCACCTTCCAGAATTATTTCCGCATGTACGAAAAGCTCGCCGGCATGACCGGTACGGCGCAGACGGAAGCGGAAGAATTCGGCAACATCTACGGCCTCGATGTCATCGAAGTGCCGACCAACCTGCCGATCCAGCGTATCGACGAAGACGACGAGGTCTACCGGACCTTCGAGGAGAAGTACAAGGCGATCATCGCCGAGATCGCAGACGCCCAGAAACGCGGCCAGCCGGTGCTCGTCGGCACGACCTCCATCGAGAAATCCGAACTTCTGGCTGAGCTGATGCGCAAGCAGGGCTTCAAGGACTTCCAGGTCCTGAACGCCCGCTATCACGAGCAGGAAGCCTATATCGTTGCACAAGCAGGCGTGCCGGGCGCAGTCACGATCGCGACTAACATGGCGGGCCGTGGTACCGACATCCAGCTCGGCGGCAACCTCGACATGCGCATCGAGCGCGAGCTTGGCGAGGTCGAGCCTGGCCCGCAACGCGACGCCAAGATTGCAACGATCGCCGAGGAAATCCAGAAACTCAAGGAGCAGGCGATCGCCGCCGGCGGACTCTACGTCATCGCGACGGAACGCCATGAAAGCCGTCGCATCGACAATCAGCTCCGTGGCCGTTCCGGCCGTCAGGGCGACCCGGGCCGCTCCAAGTTCTATCTGTCGCTTCAGGACGACCTGATGCGCATCTTCGGCTCCGATCGAATGGACGGCATGCTCCAAAAGCTTGGTCTCAAGGAAGGCGAGGCAATCGTCCATCCCTGGATCAACAAGGCTCTGGAGCGCGCCCAGAAGAAGGTCGAAGCCCGCAACTTCGACATCCGCAAGAACCTGCTGAAATACGACGACGTGTTGAATGACCAACGCAAGGTGATCTTCGAACAACGCCTCGAACTGATGGAAGCTTCAAACATCTCCGAGACTGTTTCGGACATGCGTCGCGAAGTCATCGAGGACCTCGTCGAAAAGCATATTCCCGAGCGCGCCTATGCCGAGCAGTGGAATGCTGCCGGACTGAAGGAGCAGGTTGCAGCACTTCTCAACCTCGATCTGCCGATCGAGGACTGGGTGAAGGAAGAAGGCATTGGCGAAGACGACATCCGCGAACGCCTGACGGAAGCTGCCAATGCTGCCTTCACCGAAAAAGCGGAGCGCTTCGGCCCGGATATCATGCACTATGTCGAGCGTTCGATCGTGATGCAGACATTGGACCATCTCTGGCGCGAGCACATCGTCAACCTCGATCATCTGCGCTCCGTCATCGGCTTCCGCGGCTATGCCCAGCGCGATCCGCTGCAGGAATACAAATCCGAAGCCTTCGAGCTCTTCCAGACCCTGCTGAACAGCCTGCGCGAGGCCGTGACCGCGCAGTTGATGCGCGTCGAGCTGGTGCAACAGGCACCTGCCGAGCCGGAATTGCCGGTCATGCAAGCCCAGCACCTGGACCCCGATACGGGCGAGAATGATTTCGCGCCGGTCTACCAGGCATCCGAAGTGATCGTCTCGCCGGAAAACCGGGATCCGAACAACCCGTCCACCTGGGGCAAGGTCGGCCGCAACGAGCCCTGCCCATGCGGTTCTGGCAAGAAATTCAAGCACTGCCACGGTGCGTTTGCCGAAGCCTGAGCGAGGGCAGCCAGTTCAAGAATGCCGCCTTCGGGCGGCATTTCTTTTTGCGCGAAATCGGGCTGGCGGTTAAGGATAACGTGCTCGCCACAACCGTTTCTTAATCCTGATCTGACAAGACTTCCGACACGATTTGCCTGAGTTCAGAGTGTTGCGTGTTCGTAATGGCGGTCATTGAAACAGCGGAAAGACTGCTGCCTGCAGGCCTGCGTCCAGCGGGAAGCCGCCTGCTGCGCCTGCTTGCCGCGATTCTGAGCGGTCACGGCGACAAGGCAACCGCACAGCGGATGGCCCTTACCGCCTTTTCGATCCGCATAATGAGTGCCGCCCTCGCCTTCATTTCACAAATCATCCTCGCGCGCCTGATGGGCGAATATGAATA
Above is a window of Rhizobium etli 8C-3 DNA encoding:
- the mutT gene encoding 8-oxo-dGTP diphosphatase MutT; its protein translation is MSEAGKNILLVAACALIDSDGRILLAQRPEGKSLAGLWEFPGGKVEPGETPEVTLVRELEEELGVKTKVACLAPLTFASHSYDTFHLLMPLYVCRRYEGIAHGREGQALKWVKPMVLRDYPMPPADEPLIPMLQDLL
- a CDS encoding GNAT family N-acetyltransferase, which produces MWRSTAITGADRSLTETLSQKANLPLVRRLEAVGFRAWPASSVQYDGSWQVRLTAGHPSNRLNSIVPLDPSDHRDVEVRLEKASRKFDAYGRPAVLRQTPLASPVLIDLVKEQQWTHFDETIVMTCDLAHAELPDTLDHLPTHDIGRFVDANLATDQVSPKLKPALAEIINAIGPPCGLFMIEDLKTGPLATVLCVQDNDLAGIMSLSVAKKRRREGLGLEILTSALRWARMRSARSAWLQVKAANLPALALYDRLGFREAYRYSYWRREQPQ
- a CDS encoding peptidylprolyl isomerase, whose translation is MLSYNKLAMMALATFVALQAPVYAEDKPDAVVAKVGDLEIHQSELDLAVANLDPQLAQLPDDQKKVAALSAAIDVKLLAGDAAAEKLDQTSEFKKRMQYLSDRELHNAYFKKHVVDTVTDDEVKARYDKEVAALPKQEEVHARHILVKTEEEAKDVIKQLDGGKDFAELAKEKSTDPNKADGGDLGYFTKGRMVKEFEDAAFSLEKGTYSKTPVKTDFGFHVIKVEDKRDAPPPPLDQVKDQVRQLVMRDKYLALLAKAKETSKVDIMDETLRKGYDDANKQQAPAPQPQQ
- the secA gene encoding preprotein translocase subunit SecA yields the protein MVSFGGLARKIFGSANDRRVRSFQPKVAAINSIEEKTRALSDEQLAAQTVEFRKMLANGKTLDDILVPAFAVVREASRRVLGLRPFDVQLVGGMILHSNAIAEMKTGEGKTLVATLPVYLNALSGRGVHVVTVNDYLARRDAANMGRIYNFLGLTTGVIVHGLSDEERAAAYNCDITYATNNELGFDYLRDNMKYEKSQMVQRGHNFAIVDEVDSILVDEARTPLIISGPLDDRSDLYNTIDAFIPLLSGEDYEIDEKQRSANFSEVGTEKLEGLLKQAGLLKGSALYDIENVAIVHHVNNALKAHKLFQRDKDYIVRNGEIVIIDEFTGRMMPGRRYSEGQHQALEAKEKVQIQPENQTLAQITFQNYFRMYEKLAGMTGTAQTEAEEFGNIYGLDVIEVPTNLPIQRIDEDDEVYRTFEEKYKAIIAEIADAQKRGQPVLVGTTSIEKSELLAELMRKQGFKDFQVLNARYHEQEAYIVAQAGVPGAVTIATNMAGRGTDIQLGGNLDMRIERELGEVEPGPQRDAKIATIAEEIQKLKEQAIAAGGLYVIATERHESRRIDNQLRGRSGRQGDPGRSKFYLSLQDDLMRIFGSDRMDGMLQKLGLKEGEAIVHPWINKALERAQKKVEARNFDIRKNLLKYDDVLNDQRKVIFEQRLELMEASNISETVSDMRREVIEDLVEKHIPERAYAEQWNAAGLKEQVAALLNLDLPIEDWVKEEGIGEDDIRERLTEAANAAFTEKAERFGPDIMHYVERSIVMQTLDHLWREHIVNLDHLRSVIGFRGYAQRDPLQEYKSEAFELFQTLLNSLREAVTAQLMRVELVQQAPAEPELPVMQAQHLDPDTGENDFAPVYQASEVIVSPENRDPNNPSTWGKVGRNEPCPCGSGKKFKHCHGAFAEA
- the argJ gene encoding bifunctional glutamate N-acetyltransferase/amino-acid acetyltransferase ArgJ encodes the protein MSGSVSPLAPKTFATMPALRGVRMATASAGIKYKNRTDVLMMVFDKPAAVAGVFTRSKCPSAPVDFCRGNLPHGVARAVVVNSGNANAFTGLKGRQATALTAKSAAAAVGCAENEVYLASTGVIGEPLDATKFAGVLDRMNAEATGDFWFEAAKAIMTTDTYPKVSTRSAEIGGVKVTINGIAKGAGMIAPDMATMLSFVVTDADIAPAALQGLLSDGVGPTFNSMTVDSDTSTSDTLMLFATAAAAEDGQVRIERADDQRLAAFRTALNEVLKDLSLQVCRDGEGATKMLEISVTGAESDAAAKRIAFSIANSPLVKTAAAGEDANWGRIVMAVGKAGEMADRDRLAIWFGDVRVAVNGERDPDYSEEAASNVMKKQEIPVKVDIGLGTGAATVWTCDLTKEYVAINGDYRS